A DNA window from Fragaria vesca subsp. vesca linkage group LG3, FraVesHawaii_1.0, whole genome shotgun sequence contains the following coding sequences:
- the LOC101293374 gene encoding uncharacterized protein LOC101293374 has translation MACFVPFNNRNLDISIFVFRPTVVHVEELLVGLKQFSLCTETLGCVQSSILQSIHGNMIIWFGAWLKRSSENKESLTASLLSMLSNLATKAILVDHTFFDAYAGESREGSCAAKFCTGDTVSMSVASFNGAGDVIADVSYACLALFKSGFHKMEGVRSGVCMKCQTKPSIASFYVWKSLQYCYSWILSSDQRKILLPYFESYSIDVKYDIFRVVYVSGDSEPEFPFFYPHQILEKTAGGESKDEGKVMHSAPII, from the exons ATGGCATGCTTTGTGCCTTTCAACAACAGGAACTTGGATATAAGTATCTTTGTGTTTAGGCCAACAGTAGTACACGTTGAGGAGCTTCTTGTTGGGCTAAAGCAATTCTCTCTGTGCACTGAGACTCTTGGTTGTGTACAGAGTTCTATCTTGCAGAGCATCCATGGAAATATG ATCATATGGTTTGGAGCATGGCTGAAGAGATCTTCTGAAAATAAGGAATCACTGACTGCAAGCCTT CTCTCAATGCTCTCCAACCTAGCAACAAAGGCGATCTTAGTCGATCATACCTTCTTCGATGCCTACGCAGGAGAATCAAGAGAGGGATCTTGTGCGGCAAAATTCTGCACCGGAGACACAGTCTCAATGAGTGTAGCATCCTTCAATGGTGCCGGTGATGTTATAGCCGATGTCTCTTATGCATGCTTGGCTCTCTTCAAGTCTGGTTTCCACAAGATGGAAGGTGTGAGATCTGGGGTTTGTATGAAGTGCCAAACCAAGCCGAGCATTGCTTCTTTCTATGTATGGAAGTCTCTTCAATATTGCTACTCGTGGATTCTAAGCTCGGACCAAAGAAAAATACTGCTCCCTTATTTCGAAAGCTACTCTATTGATGTTAAGTATGACATTTTTCGAGTGGTTTATGTGAGTGGTGATAGTGAACCTGAGTTTCCGTTCTTCTATCCTCATCAAATATTGGAGAAAACAGCCGGAGGAGAAAGCAAAGATGAAGGTAAGGTTATGCACAGTGCTCCCATCATCTGA
- the LOC101291025 gene encoding pentatricopeptide repeat-containing protein At3g53700, chloroplastic-like, with product MGHANIGVQSQSFKLFEESDSEAGNDSDSDEDEDDVILWNSNRVCEERGKLGRVEGGGDGDEDEYRHPLVREVGRLIEMRTAWTPKFEGELRHLLRGLKPKQVCAVLKSQADERVALNFFYWADRQWRYKHDQIVYYAMLEVLGKTKLCQGARRVLRLMARRRIELRSEAFGHVMVSYSRAGKLRHALRVLTLMQKAGLELDLAMCNTAICVLVKGNKLEKALRTLERMKLVGIAPNVLTYNCLIKGYCDMHRVEDALQLLDKMPKKGCAPDKVSYYTVMDFLCKEKRVKEVRDLMEKMIKDGGLLPDQVTYNNLVHVLCKHGYGDEAIEFLREAEEKGFRFDKVGYSAIVHSFCKDGRIDMAKEIVSEMFSKGCTPDVVTYTAVLNGYCRLRKVDQAKKMLQHMHKHGCKPNTVSYTALLNGLCRGGNSLEARDMMNMSEEEWWTPNAITYSVLMHGFRREGKLVEACDTVKEMIKKGFFPTPVEINLLIQSLCQEGKMDEAKRFMEECLNKGCAVNVVNFTTVIHGYCKKDDLEAALSVLDDMYLSNKHPDAVTYTAVINELAKKGRIQEATELMIKMLGKGIDPTPVTYRTIIHWYCKMSRVDDLLTLLEKMFLRQNCKTAYNQVIEKLCSFGNFEEADKLLGKVLRTASRVDAKTCHVVMDGYLRKGIPLSAYKVACRMFSRNLIPDLKLCEKVIKKLMLSGNSKEADNLMLRFVERGCISNQQQGHLES from the coding sequence ATGGGTCATGCAAATATTGGGGTTCAAAGCCAAAGTTTCAAGCTTTTTGAAGAGTCAGATAGTGAAGCAGGGAATGACAGTGATAGTGATGAGGATGAGGATGATGTAATATTGTGGAATTCTAATAGGGTTTGTGAGGAAAGAGGGAAGTTGGGGAGAGTTGAAGGAGGTGGGGATGGAGATGAGGATGAGTATAGGCACCCTTTGGTGAGAGAGGTAGGTAGGTTGATTGAGATGAGAACTGCTTGGACTCCAAAGTTTGAAGGGGAGTTAAGGCACTTGTTACGGGGCTTGAAGCCGAAGCAGGTTTGTGCTGTTTTGAAGTCTCAGGCTGATGAGAGAGTTGCGTTGAATTTTTTTTACTGGGCTGATAGGCAGTGGCGGTATAAGCATGATCAGATTGTGTACTATGCAATGCTGGAGGTGCTTGGGAAGACTAAGTTGTGCCAGGGTGCTAGGAGGGTTCTTAGGTTGATGGCGCGTAGGCGGATCGAGCTTCGTTCTGAAGCTTTTGGTCATGTGATGGTGTCGTATAGTCGAGCGGGGAAGTTGAGGCACGCGTTGCGTGTGTTGACTTTGATGCAGAAAGCGGGGCTTGAGCTTGATTTGGCAATGTGTAATACTGCAATTTGTGTTTTGGTGAAAGGGAATAAGTTGGAGAAGGCGTTGAGGACCTTGGAAAGGATGAAGCTTGTTGGGATTGCACCAAATGTACTCACTTATAATTGTTTGATAAAGGGGTATTGTGATATGCATCGTGTTGAAGATGCACTTCAGTTGCTTGATAAAATGCCGAAGAAGGGGTGTGCTCCTGATAAAGTTAGTTATTATACTGTGATGGATTTCCTTTGTAAGGAGAAGAGGGTCAAAGAAGTGAGGGACTTGATGGAGAAGATGATCAAGGATGGTGGGTTGTTACCAGACCAGGTTACTTATAATAATCTTGTCCATGTGCTTTGTAAGCACGGCTACGGTGACGAGGCAATTGAATTTTTAAGGGAAGCCGAAGAGAAGGGATTTCGGTTTGATAAGGTTGGGTACAGTGCAATTGTACATTCATTTTGTAAGGATGGTAGGATTGACATGGCAAAAGAAATTGTTAGTGAAATGTTCTCAAAAGGTTGCACCCCAGATGTTGTAACATACACTGCTGTTCTGAATGGGTATTGCCGACTCAGGAAGGTGGATCAAGCTAAAAAGATGCTTCAGCACATGCACAAACATGGTTGCAAGCCAAATACTGTATCATATACAGCCTTGTTAAATGGGCTTTGTCGTGGTGGGAACTCATTGGAGGCAAGAGATATGATGAACATGAGTGAGGAAGAATGGTGGACACCAAATGCCATTACTTATAGTGTTCTGATGCATGGATTCCGGAGAGAAGGGAAATTAGTTGAGGCTTGTGATACTGTCAAAGAGATGATTAAAAAGGGCTTTTTCCCTACCCCTGTTGAAATTAATCTCCTAATTCAGTCTCTTTGCCAAGAGGGGAAGATGGATGAGGCTAAACGTTTCATGGAGGAGTGTCTAAACAAAGGTTGTGCTGTTAATGTTGTCAATTTTACTACTGTTATTCATGGATATTGTAAAAAAGATGACTTGGAAGCAGCTCTGTCGGTGCTTGATGACATGTATCTCAGCAATAAACACCCAGATGCAGTAACTTATACAGCAGTGATCAATGAATTGGCAAAGAAAGGTAGAATACAAGAGGCAACAGAACTTATGATAAAGATGCTGGGTAAGGGTATTGATCCGACTCCTGTCACATACAGGACGATCATCCATTGGTATTGTAAGATGAGTAGGGTGGATGACTTGTTGACCTTATTGGAGAAGATGTTCTTACGGCAAAATTGCAAAACAGCATATAATCAAGTGATTGAAAAGCTTTGTAGTTTTGGGAACTTCGAGGAGGCTGATAAACTACTGGGTAAGGTGTTGAGAACAGCTTCAAGAGTTGATGCTAAGACATGCCATGTTGTTATGGATGGTTACTTGAGAAAAGGGATTCCTCTGTCAGCATACAAAGTGGCTTGTCGAATGTTCAGTAGGAATCTGATTCCTGATTTAAAGTTGTGTGAGAAGGTGATCAAGAAACTGATGCTTTCAGGAAACTCCAAAGAGGCAGACAACCTTATGTTAAGGTTTGTTGAGCGTGGGTGCATATCAAACCAACAACAGGGACATCTGGAAAGCTAA
- the LOC101297327 gene encoding putative hydrolase C777.06c-like codes for MAAENGICTGGDRSALIFVGTGCSSAVPNAMCLIQPSDPPCHVCSQALSLPAEQNPNYRCNTSLLIDYRRSDGEHSYVLIDVGKTFREQVLRWFTRYKIPRVDSVVLTHEHADAVLGLDDIRTVQPYSPTNDIDPTPIYLTQFAMESIAVKFPYLVQKKLKEGQEVRRVTQLDWRIIEGRCETPFVASGLQFVPLPVMHGEDYVSLGYLFGEQSRIAYISDVSRFPPSTEHLISKDGGGQLDLLILDTLYKNGSHNTHFCFPQALEAVKRICPKQALLIGMTHEFDHHKDNEFLVEWSKREGIPVQLAHDGLRVPLDL; via the exons ATGGCGGCCGAGAACGGAATCTGCACCGGCGGCGACCGATCGGCGCTGATCTTCGTCGGCACCGGATGCTCGAGCGCCGTTCCCAACGCAATGTGCCTCATCCAGCCTTCCGATCCGCCCTGCCACGTGTGCTCCCAGGCGCTCTCCCTTCCCGCCGAGCAAAACCCTAATTACAG GTGCAATACGTCGCTGCTGATCGATTATCGCCGGAGCGACGGCGAGCACAGCTACGTGTTGATCGATGTGGGGAAGACGTTCAGGGAGCAAGTGCTGCGGTGGTTCACTCGCTATAAGATTCCTAGAGTCGATTCT GTTGTTTTGACTCATGAACATGCTGATGCAGTTCTTGGTCTGGATGATATACGTACTGTACAACCATATAGTCCCACAAATGACATTGATCCTACTCCCATCTACCTAACTCAATTCGCAATGGAGAG CATTGCGGTGAAGTTCCCTTACTTGGTTCAGAAAAAACTTAAGGAAGGCCAAGAAGTGAGGCGGGTTACACAACTCGACTGGAGGATAATTGAGGGCCGTTGTGAAACACCTTTTGTTGCATCAGGCCTACAATTTGTTCCTTTGCCA GTGATGCATGGGGAAGATTATGTCAGCTTGGGTTATCTATTTGGTGAACAGTCTCGAATAGCTTATATATCTGATGTGTCACGTTTTCCTCCAAGCACAGAGCATT TGATTTCAAAAGATGGCGGTGGGCAGTTGGATCTTCTTATCTTGGACACATTATACAAG AACGGATCCCATAATACTCACTTTTGCTTCCCACAG GCTCTAGAAGCTGTAAAGAGGATTTGTCCTAAACAGGCCCTGCTAATTGGAATGACTCATGAGTTTGACCACCACAAGGACAATGAATTTCTTGTGGAATGGTCTAAGCG GGAAGGGATACCTGTGCAGCTTGCGCATGATGGTTTGAGAGTCCCTTTAGACCTATGA
- the LOC101293957 gene encoding uncharacterized protein LOC101293957, whose protein sequence is MDDSWRMRMGMPSMPGRHSGADRTSTHSVFPAYSDVATNLQADDFADVFGGPPRSVLPRQSSGCSTSFFEEIFRPEFVSTSEKSGRSLPEFRIPTRSEGFYSDIFGSDDEFQRRSRERSRPNSKAKSNSSSVLSSEELSPLRRVIGDDVALSSFASKLSKLEFSNEVLDCHRPINVRWDSSTMKPAKEHSKKLGVPAGVRCSHIPSFTENKSNENDYYEHTRASYFGFTRKVLSPETISIEPSSFRSVKLSTEDLELLNSPSSEVSSICQEHEAKPGILHDHVFPGKEVGVTEQEELDDEDDDEEDDDDDEDEVMSSYVIEINSDHREGTYEEVNLEEAIAWAKEKFQTHSASEKESSMTAHDHNEQSIELEEGRPNVDECLDRQRDEHEMTRTPEMELEFLDEDVRLWSAGKESNIRMLLSTLEQILWPNSGWYTIPLTSLIESSQVKKAYQKARLCLHPDKLQQRSATPAQKYVAQKAFAILQDAWELFISQDVFII, encoded by the exons ATGGATGATTCCTGGCGCATGCGCATGGGAATGCCGAGCATGCCCGGCCGGCACTCTGGCGCCGACCGGACCTCAACGCACTCGGTATTCCCGGCTTATTCGGATGTGGCAACAAATCTTCAAGCGGACGACTTTGCCGACGTGTTTGGGGGTCCTCCACGTAGCGTCCTCCCGCGCCAATCTTCCGGCTGCTCCACTTCGTTCTTTGAGGAGATTTTCAGGCCGGAGTTCGTTTCTACATCGGAGAAGAGCGGCCGCAGCTTGCCGGAGTTCAGGATTCCGACGAGGAGCGAGGGGTTCTATAGTGATATCTTCGGGTCGGACGACGAGTTCCAGCGGAGGTCTAGAGAGCGGTCGAGGCCGAACTCTAAAGCCAAGTCGAATTCTTCTTCGGTGTTGAGCTCGGAGGAGCTGAGTCCTCTCCGGCGGGTCATCGGCGATGACGTGGCGTTGTCGTCGTTTGCTTCTAAGCTCAG CAAATTGGAATTTAGCAACGAAGTTCTTGATTGCCACAGGCCAATAAATGTACGATGGGATTCATCGACTATGAAGCCCGCCAAGGAACATTCAAAGAAACTAGGCGTACCGGCAGGTGTTCGTTGCAGTCATATACCTTCATTCACTGAAAACAAAAGTAACGAAAACGATTACTACGAACATACTAGAGCCTCCTACTTTGGATTCACACGAAAGGTTTTGTCCCCGGAAACCATCAGTATCGAACCAAGTTCATTTCGAAGCGTCAAGCTATCTACGGAGGATCTTGAACTACTCAACTCCCCTTCATCGGAAGTCTCTTCGATTTGTCAGGAACATGAGGCCAAACCGGGGATTCTTCATGATCATGTTTTTCCCGGAAAAGAAGTGGGGGTGACAGAACAAGAAGAACTAGATGATGAAGATGATGATGAAGAAGATGACGATGATGATGAAGATGAAGTAATGAGCTCGTATGTGATTGAGATCAATTCTGACCACAGAGAGGGTACATATGAAGAAGTTAACCTTGAAGAAGCAATTGCTTGGGCTAAAGAGAAGTTTCAAACGCATAGTGCTTCTGAAAAGGAATCAAGCATGACAGCTCATGATCACAATGAACAGTCCATTGAATTGGAAGAAG GAAGGCCTAATGTGGATGAATGCTTGGATCGACAGAGAGATGAACACGAAATGACTAGAACTCCTGAG ATGGAGCTGGAGTTCTTGGATGAAGACGTAAGGTTATGGTCAGCTGGGAAGGAATCGAACATTCGCATGCTTCTTTCAACACTGGAGCAG ATTCTATGGCCCAACAGTGGATGGTATACAATACCTCTGACAAGCCTAATAGAAAGTTCACAGGTCAAGAAAGCCTATCAAAAGGCAAGACTGTGTCTCCACCCTGACAAACTGCAACAAAGATCAGCAACACCAGCTCAAAAATATGTTGCTCAGAAAGCTTTCGCCATTCTACAG GATGCATGGGAATTATTCATCTCCCAAGATGTGTTCATTATCTAG